TATCATATGCTGAAAGCATTTGCGTCGAAGAAAAACAAGAAACACGCATAATTGCCTCATCTGCACATCCTATTTTTTTCAAATACGCCAAAGCACTAGCTCTAAGTACATGAGGAGTAACTTTAATAGATAAGTTCATATCATTTTCTGCTAACTTGAAGTAATAATACACTTGATTAATTGCTACCTGTTGTCCATTTCCAGATATAAACACCCATCCGTCTCTATTCCCAACATAATCCCGCAACTCCTGCATTAAGAAATTAGGATAAACTACTCTAACTTCATTATATCTACTTTGACGCTTCTTTATTTTGAAAGTAATCTGATTCTGAGAAAATAACAAATCTTCTGTTCTTAGGGAAATAACTTCACTTAATTTTCTAACTCCTTGAATAATCAGCTTTCCAATTAAATAATCCCTAAAACTGATTCTCTTAAGAGAATCAAAAAACAATAACCATTCTTGTTTTGAAATAAATTCGGTCTTAACTTTATCTCGAATTTTGTAAAAAGTAGAATTGCCAAAATCTCTAGAAGGAATGGCTTGTTTAATAACCCCCTTAGTCAATCTATAAAGAAATTTCGTGAATGATATATAACAAGCGGCTCTCGCTTGTTTTGAAGCCTCTGAAACAGGTTTACCGCTACAAGTATGGGTTAAAGACTTGATTCTATTTAAAACATCCCAATGATCCACATAAACCAATTTTTCCAGTTTCATAGAAGCATCCAATATTTTATTAGATACTAAAAACCTGATTCCGGAAGCATAATTTTTCCTAGTGATAGGAGACAGGGTAGCTAACCATACATTAGCTGCTTCTAATACAGTTAAAAACAATCTACTTTTGTGTTGGTAGACCAAATTGCTCATACTTAGTCTCAATTTTATAATGTACAA
Above is a window of Chlamydia avium 10DC88 DNA encoding:
- a CDS encoding tyrosine-type recombinase/integrase — protein: MSNLVYQHKSRLFLTVLEAANVWLATLSPITRKNYASGIRFLVSNKILDASMKLEKLVYVDHWDVLNRIKSLTHTCSGKPVSEASKQARAACYISFTKFLYRLTKGVIKQAIPSRDFGNSTFYKIRDKVKTEFISKQEWLLFFDSLKRISFRDYLIGKLIIQGVRKLSEVISLRTEDLLFSQNQITFKIKKRQSRYNEVRVVYPNFLMQELRDYVGNRDGWVFISGNGQQVAINQVYYYFKLAENDMNLSIKVTPHVLRASALAYLKKIGCADEAIMRVSCFSSTQMLSAYDTNTINNQTSQFPLIF